TATTAATAACTGAGCAACCGGCCAAAACGCTTTCGGCAGCTTGACGGTACTGACGGCAAAGCCACCCGCACCCTTTAATACGCTGTCCGTGCGCTTTTTAAGGACCGGTAAGTTAACTTCAACTATTTTTTTGCTTTCCTGCTCGGTCATACCAGAATACTTACTCTCAAAAGGCTATCTATCTTAGTTAGGACTACCGCGACTAAAAACTGCTACCATTCTATTATGTAAACCGAAGTTTATCATGCCAATTCATCATATTATGATCAATTAATACAACGTATACGGCAACTCACTGTCTATGGAACAAGAAAAACTCGATATTATCTACATTGACCAATATATCGTAGCGGTTAATAAACCATCTGGGTTATTGGTACACAAAAGCCCTATTGATAAACATGAAACTCGCTATGCGATGAAGATTTTAAGAGATCAGATAGGGCAATGGGTCTACCCAGTACACAGACTCGATAAACCGACATCAGGAATACTACTGTTCGCCTTGTCACCAGAAATAGCAAAGATAATCGGTGAACAGTTTGCCAACAACCTTGTGAAGAAAACCTATCTAGCCATTGTGCGTGGACACACGCCTCTGGGCGGCATTATTCGCCACCCACTAAAAGAGACTGCGATGTTTAAACATCAACAAAAAATGGTTGAAAAAAGAGCACCTCAAGACGCTCTAACCCTTTACAGGAGGCTTGCGACAACCGAACGCCCCTACTCTATCGATCGCTACCCATCTACCCGATACTCGTTAATATTCGCTTACCCAAAAACAGGGCGCACCCATCAAATAAGAAAGCACTTAAAGCACATCAGTCACCCGATTATTGGGGATGCAAAACACGGCAAAGGTAACCTCAATAGAGCATTTTCTCACCACCACAACAGTCATCGGCTGTTGTTAACTGCCGTTTCTATGAGATTTTTGCACCCAGTCTTACAAACACCACACTCTCTCTTTGCGCCTTTACAACAAGACTTCTTAGCAGCGATGCGGTCTTTAGGGTGGGATGAAACCTGCCTGCCTAGCAGTCAGTATCAAATGGAGATTTAAACCGTTATATATTGCCAAACATTTTATGCAACATATGACATTCATAACGGTTTTTACTGCAAGTGCAGTTTTAAATTCAGTACAAGCCTTCTAACGACCTGTATGACTGTGAGTGCTTTCAAAGATTTTATCCGCTGACGCTTCTACAAACCCCTGATATAAACGGCCATCCGCCTGGGGATAGCGGTAGGCGAACTCATAGAAACAGCCTGGTATCGCTCTTTCACCATCAGAGAATTTAACTATATGTTTATCTGCCATCGTTGATGATTGCTCCAACATAACCTCTGAAGAGCCTTTTATTTCGCCTCCCGACTGATTTAGCGAGAAACCATTATCTTTTAAAACCCGGTTAACATCTTGCAACGTTTTAAATTGCTTTAAATGGTTTACGCTCACCGTAAAGTGATTAGCCCTGTAACCAAACGCTGCCATCCAAGCCGCGTACTCACTCTCTTCCAATAGAGCTAAATAATCTTGATAACTGACCTGCCAGTGAGCGCCTGAATACAAAAATCGGCTATCACCAAGTAACGAGCGGTCCAGTTGCGCCACAAGACGATTAACAATGTTATTTAGTGCGTCAGAGCATAGTTCTAGCTTCAACTCACTCATAAATACCTTAGGTAGCGTGCTATCAACATGCTCAAAGTGTTTAGCATTTAGCTTTTTGGAGGTGAATTCATATTGGCCCTTTTCCTGATACCCCATATCAGTAAAAAATGAAGCCAATGCACTAAGGTTGATCCCAGGCAGGTTAAAAGTTCTAAACGCGACATGGTCATTAATAATATCAGAGCCATCTCCTAACACCTGATGAATCTTCTTGGCAGAGGGAGTGATCTCAATATAGTTCCCCCACAGGCGATCAAAAAACTCATTTACTGACTGGCTCATAACAACATCTCTCTGCTTAATTAAGTCCGTAAATACATTAAGTCCGTAACTACATTAAGTCCGTAATTACATTAAGTCCGTGACTACCGCAAGGCTATAATACTAACCTTGCCACCTTCGCTAACTTTCAGGATAGAGGCCAACTCTGTATTAAGCATAACGGCGCTCTTCTCAACGTTAACAGAGAGCGTTGCCACTGTTGCCCGATAGTCAGCAACTTCCAAATTGCTTATGATATATTCCTTCCCACCTTCAAGTTCACCTATGCAAACACTGTACTCTTGACGATTCTTAACAGTTAATATGTCATCCAGTTTAGCTTCAACTGTCGGCCCCGCATCAAATATATCGACATATCCGCGGTTACAAAAACCCTCTTGTTCTAACAGAGCCAGGGCAGGTTTTGTCTGTTCATGAACTTGGCCAATGACCGCTTGCGCCTCAGCACTAAGCAAACTCGCATAGATTGGATATTTAGGCATTAACTCGGCAATAAAAGATTTCTGTCCCATTCCGACCCTGTGCACCGCATCCGGAAACGGCATCGAGAAAAAGTGCTCCTGTAACCAAGCCCAAAAAGGGGATTGACCAAATTCATCTGATACACCGCGCATTTCTGCGACAACAGTATCTGAAAAGCGGTTTTTATTTTGCCCCATAAACAAAAAGCGAAACCTAGATAACAACCGACCATTAGTACCATGACGAGCTTTTTTGCTTAAAAACAAGGTACAAATTTCAGTTGCCCCCGTGTAGTCGTTACCTAAGGTTAATATATCGACGGTGTTATAGACATTAAGCTCGTTCGAATAGTGAGTTACTTTACCTTGGTGGTAGTGATAGAAAGGGTCCCGCAACCCTACAGTAGACTCTATCCCACTGGTTCCAACCACCTCATCTGTCTCGGTATCGACCATCACAAACAGATAACAGTCATTCTCTAAGGTCTCATTGCTAGACTTGAAGGCACGTTCGGAGCGTGAGATTTTGGCTTTCAATAATGCCTCATTGACGGGTAACGAGGTAAATCCATGCCCAGACTCTTCAGCAATACTTAATAGAGCCAGATAATCAGACTGTCTTATAGGGCGAATAACCATCATAGCGAACCAATACCTAGGGTAAAGAAACATTATTTACACATAAGTATAGAGAGCTCTGTCGTCATAATTAACAGGCAAATTTAACGAATTAACACTACAATTAAGCAGATTAACGAATATATATATCAATATGACGAGTAAATAGTGAAAGCAATTGATCAAAAGCTAATAGCATTACTAAAAAAAAATGCCCGCATCAGCACTTCCGACCTCGCACGACAACTTGATTTATCGCGCTCAACTATTCAGAGCAAGATAAAGAGGTTAGAGCAAGAAGGTATTATTAAAGGGTATACCCTCGTTTATGGAGATGAATACGAAAACCAACTTGTAACGGCACATGTTCTGATCAAAGTAGTTCAGAAACTAACTGAAAAAACCAACCGAGAACTTAGCAACATGCCTGAAATATGGGCTTTGCATGCTATTAGCGGTGACTTTGACCTGATTGCAACGATAAAAACAGAAACGACTCAAGCACTGAGTCGCACATTAGATGAAATCAGTAATTTGCAAGGTGTAGAGCGCACCAATTCATCACTGATACTGGAAACTAAATTTAATCGCTAATAAAGTCTACTCAATTTCATTATTAGCGACATCTACAATTAAACGTCGCAGCCACTGGTGTCCAGCATTGTGATGGAGTAAAGGGCTCCATGCCATTTTCAAATCAAATGCGGGTATCGAAAACGGCGGTGCTTTTGATACTAATTTAGAACTCTCACTCTTTAAGCGAGCGGCTTTGCTGGGTAGTGTCGCAATAAGGTCATGCTGTTGAGCAAGTAACATGGCAACTTGGTAATGTCGTGTAAACACGCTAATGTTTCGCTTATAGCCGATTTTGTTTAACGCTTCATCAACCCAACCCAAACGCTGTACATCTTTTGGGTTCATGCCAACCCCTACTCCGAACCCCGTTTTGCTGACCCAAATATGGCTAGCTGCCAAATAGTTCTCAAGGGTGAAATCATCAGCGATTTTGTTCTCTGCATTCATTAAGCAAGAAAACGTATCTGTCCAGATCGTTTTTTGATGAAATGATTGAGGCAATGTATCAAAGCGGTTTATCGCCATATCAACACGCCCTTGCTCCACATCTTCAAATGAGACATCACTAGGAGTTAGAACATCGAGGGTTACATTAGGCGCACGCTGTCGGACTACACTTAATACCGAAGGTATCAACGTCGACTCAGCGTAATCACTCGCCATAATACGAAACACTCGACTACTATCGAGATCAAACCCTCTGTCAGGCTGAATGACTTTTTCAATATTAAACAGAATCTCCCGAACAGCTGGCTTTAGCTCTAGTGCAAGTTCGGTAGGCGCCATCCCATCAGTTGTTCTAACTAACAGAGGGTCTTCAAACAAAAGCCTCAGGCGTTTTAAACCATTACTCATTGCTGGTTGCGTAATACCTAAGTGGCTAGCTGCTTTAGTTACATTTTGTTCTCGCAGCAACACATCTAGATGAAACAGTAAATTAAGATCTACCCTGCTGATATCCATTATTTACCAAAAAAATTAAAGCTAGAAACTATTATAGGGAGTGCTTGCGCACCTCTCTATGCCAACAAAGAACATTTGCAGCGCAAGCACCCCCTATAAAACCTCGTAACACATTATCATTCACGCAATGTATAGTAAATCGAGATTTCATTTGTACGTTAAATATTTAAACACTTATTTACAGGTAATAAAAAAGGCCGAACACATAAGTGTTCGGCCTTTTTCTAAACACATTCAATCTATTAAATTAGATTGAATAACTCAATTCGCAATTAAGAGAACTGGTTAGAAGTGTTCTTAGCGCCACCAGCTTTAAGCGCGTTTTCACCAGCAAAGTATTCTTTGTGGTCGTCACCGATGTCAGAACCTGACATGTTCTGGTGCTTAACACATGCGATACCCTGACGGATCTCTTTACGCTGTACGCCAGCAACATAACCCAACATACCCTGCTCACCAAAGTACTCTTTAGCCAAGTTATCAACAGACAATGCAGTCGTGTGGTAAGTTGGTAGAGTGATCAAGTGATGGAATACGTTCGCTTCACGTGCAGTATCTGCCTGGAAAGTACGGATACGAGCGTCAGCTGCTGCAGACAATTCAGACTCATCGTATTCAGCAGACATAAGGTTAGCACGATCGTATGCAGATACGTCTTTACCTTCTGCAACCCATGCATCATAAGTTTGCTGACGGAAGTTCAAAGTCCAGTTGAATGATGGAGAGTTGTTGTAAACAAGTTTCGCGTTAGGGTGAACCTTGCGAACTTCGTCCATCATACCCTTGATTTCGTGAACAGTAGGTACTGCAGTTTCGATCCACAACAAGTCAGCACCTGCATTGATAGCTTCGATACAATCGAAAACACAACGCTCATGGCCAGTACCTTCACGGAACTGGTACAAACCAGAAGGAAGACGCTTAGGACGAACAAGCTTACCGTCACGGCTGATTAGTACGTCGCCTGGTGCAGTTTCTTCTGGAGTTACTTCTTCAACGTCTAAGAAAGAGTTGTAAACATCGCCCTGATCTCCAGGCTCTTTAACAACTGCGATTTCTTTAGTTAGGCCAGCACCTTCAGAGTCAGTACGAGCAACGATGATACCGTTATCAACACCTAGCTCTAGGAAAGCGTAACGTAGTGCACGAAGCTTAGAGTGGAAGTCAGCGTGAGGTACAGTTACTTTACCGTCCTGGTGACCACACTGCTTTTCATCAGCAACCTGGTTTTCGATCTGAAGTGCACAAGCACCTGCTTCGATCATCTGCTTAGCCATTAGGTAAGTCGCTTCAGCGTTACCAAAACCAGCATCGATGTCTGCAACTATTGGCACAACGTGAGTTTCGTGGTTGTCGATCTTGTTCTGAATTTCAGCTTCAAGAGCAGCATCACCCGCTTCACGCGCTTTATCTAACTCACGGAATAAACCGCCTAGTTCACGTGCGTCAGCTTGACGTAGGAACGTGTACAACTCAGC
This genomic window from Alkalimarinus sediminis contains:
- a CDS encoding pseudouridine synthase → MEQEKLDIIYIDQYIVAVNKPSGLLVHKSPIDKHETRYAMKILRDQIGQWVYPVHRLDKPTSGILLFALSPEIAKIIGEQFANNLVKKTYLAIVRGHTPLGGIIRHPLKETAMFKHQQKMVEKRAPQDALTLYRRLATTERPYSIDRYPSTRYSLIFAYPKTGRTHQIRKHLKHISHPIIGDAKHGKGNLNRAFSHHHNSHRLLLTAVSMRFLHPVLQTPHSLFAPLQQDFLAAMRSLGWDETCLPSSQYQMEI
- a CDS encoding DUF1338 domain-containing protein — its product is MSQSVNEFFDRLWGNYIEITPSAKKIHQVLGDGSDIINDHVAFRTFNLPGINLSALASFFTDMGYQEKGQYEFTSKKLNAKHFEHVDSTLPKVFMSELKLELCSDALNNIVNRLVAQLDRSLLGDSRFLYSGAHWQVSYQDYLALLEESEYAAWMAAFGYRANHFTVSVNHLKQFKTLQDVNRVLKDNGFSLNQSGGEIKGSSEVMLEQSSTMADKHIVKFSDGERAIPGCFYEFAYRYPQADGRLYQGFVEASADKIFESTHSHTGR
- the astA gene encoding arginine N-succinyltransferase, which encodes MMVIRPIRQSDYLALLSIAEESGHGFTSLPVNEALLKAKISRSERAFKSSNETLENDCYLFVMVDTETDEVVGTSGIESTVGLRDPFYHYHQGKVTHYSNELNVYNTVDILTLGNDYTGATEICTLFLSKKARHGTNGRLLSRFRFLFMGQNKNRFSDTVVAEMRGVSDEFGQSPFWAWLQEHFFSMPFPDAVHRVGMGQKSFIAELMPKYPIYASLLSAEAQAVIGQVHEQTKPALALLEQEGFCNRGYVDIFDAGPTVEAKLDDILTVKNRQEYSVCIGELEGGKEYIISNLEVADYRATVATLSVNVEKSAVMLNTELASILKVSEGGKVSIIALR
- a CDS encoding Lrp/AsnC family transcriptional regulator codes for the protein MVKAIDQKLIALLKKNARISTSDLARQLDLSRSTIQSKIKRLEQEGIIKGYTLVYGDEYENQLVTAHVLIKVVQKLTEKTNRELSNMPEIWALHAISGDFDLIATIKTETTQALSRTLDEISNLQGVERTNSSLILETKFNR
- a CDS encoding LysR family transcriptional regulator — protein: MDISRVDLNLLFHLDVLLREQNVTKAASHLGITQPAMSNGLKRLRLLFEDPLLVRTTDGMAPTELALELKPAVREILFNIEKVIQPDRGFDLDSSRVFRIMASDYAESTLIPSVLSVVRQRAPNVTLDVLTPSDVSFEDVEQGRVDMAINRFDTLPQSFHQKTIWTDTFSCLMNAENKIADDFTLENYLAASHIWVSKTGFGVGVGMNPKDVQRLGWVDEALNKIGYKRNISVFTRHYQVAMLLAQQHDLIATLPSKAARLKSESSKLVSKAPPFSIPAFDLKMAWSPLLHHNAGHQWLRRLIVDVANNEIE
- a CDS encoding isocitrate lyase, whose translation is MSYQDDIKSVASVVEAAGDSWAAISPESVARMRAQNKFKTGLDVAKYTANIMRADMEAFDADKTKYTQSLGCWHGFVGQQKLISIKKHFGSTERKYLYLSGWMVAALRSDFGPLPDQSMHEKTSVASLVAELYTFLRQADARELGGLFRELDKAREAGDAALEAEIQNKIDNHETHVVPIVADIDAGFGNAEATYLMAKQMIEAGACALQIENQVADEKQCGHQDGKVTVPHADFHSKLRALRYAFLELGVDNGIIVARTDSEGAGLTKEIAVVKEPGDQGDVYNSFLDVEEVTPEETAPGDVLISRDGKLVRPKRLPSGLYQFREGTGHERCVFDCIEAINAGADLLWIETAVPTVHEIKGMMDEVRKVHPNAKLVYNNSPSFNWTLNFRQQTYDAWVAEGKDVSAYDRANLMSAEYDESELSAAADARIRTFQADTAREANVFHHLITLPTYHTTALSVDNLAKEYFGEQGMLGYVAGVQRKEIRQGIACVKHQNMSGSDIGDDHKEYFAGENALKAGGAKNTSNQFS